The nucleotide sequence CTGGATTTACATAGATGTCTGGATTTACATGGATGCCTGGATTTATCTGTCTGACATTCGTGCTCCCACCGGGGGCGATCGGCCTAGAAGCAGACTCAAACCCGAACTGACAGGCTGGTAACTCCTCTGGAATGGAGCGAATCATATCACCTGTGATCCGAGCCGGGAGTTTTTGACAAAACGCCACTGCCGCTTCCAGAGTCTCTGAACCAAACCAGGGAACCGGAGCAATTTCCCCAAAGCTTACATTTCCCGCAGGATCCGTTAACCGTAGAATAATTCCTTCCCGCCTCTGCCAGACCCCATGAGCCGTCCTCAGCGGTTGCCGAAACGGACGCTTATACACCCCAAACTCAAACCCCCACTCTTCCTCTCTCACGCCTTCCTCCTCACTCCTCCCCTTCTCACCCCCCCAACACAAACCCCGCCCCCAACAGCAGCCCACTCCAGAAATGCAGGGCAACCGCAATAAAGCGGCAGTGGGTGAGTTTTTCGGGTTGATGGTAATAGGAACCAATGACGCGACACAGTTTGAAGGCATAGAGCAGACTGGCAAACACCAGCAGGCTCCAGATTGGGAAAATACCCAAAGTTATGAACAGGAGGGTGAAGCCGTAAATGCTGCCCGTAATCCAGGGCAAGAGTTGGGCTGCACGCTGGCTACCCAGCCGAACAATGGGAGATTTTTTGCCAACCGCCGCATCTTCATGAACCTGGTTGAAGTGGGAACAGAACAGGATCAGGCTGGTGGCAATGCCAACCACCACCGATGCGGCAAAGTTAGTGACAGACCAGGATTGGGTCTGGCTGTAGTAAGCGGCAGCAAATGCCAGAGGACCAAACGCAAAAAAGCAGAGGATTTCCCCCACTCCCTGGTAGCTGAGACGGAAGGGGGGACCCTGGTAAACATAGCCGATCGCACAGCAGCATAAAATCAACCAGATTACAGTCAGATCCTGTTGCCAGAAGGCGATTGCCCCAATCCCTACCAGTCCCAGAGCCAGACAGAGATTTCCCAGCCAGAAGATGAATGTCTTATTCCCCGTCAGGTTGACCAGGGAGTTGGCTTTGTTGACATCCACCCCAGTTTCTGCATCAAACACGTCATTACTCAGATTTTCCCAGGCAAGGATGAGAATAGCAGCAGCAAGGAAGGTGAAAAAGGTTCTGACGTCAAAGGTCCAGGTTTCGGAAAAAGCGACCGCACTGCCGACCACAATGGGCATGATGGCGACGCTATACATGGGTGGCTTAATCGCAGCAAACCACAAGTTCCGATCTGGCTGAGAATTTGACTGCTCAAGGGTTTTGGTTGTCATGGAAAAGAATCTGACTGGAAAGGGAAGCGTCTGGTTTCAAACAATTTCATTATTCTACGGCTCTGGGGGTTCCCGAATTTTGATCGCCAGCCCAGACTTTAAATTTTGAAACACAACCCCCCAGCCAGATTGGTTGGCTGTAAACCTCTCGTCATGGGCGATCGCAGAACTATACTGGTTTATACAGTTCCATTGCTTCTGTTACATGCCAGTTACACCGTACTGCAAGAATCTGTTTCAAAGCCGTAGGGATCTGCACCAATTTCTATTAGCTTGCCAGCAAGAATCACTTGAAAAAGATCACCCCAGAATCATTAGCATATCCCTGGAAATTGAGCCTGTTGATCCACTCATTGTCTTTGACCAGATCGCCCAAACTAATCAGCTAAACTTTTACATTGAAAAACGAGATTTACCCCAAAATACCTATTCAGATGCTCCAAATTTAGACTCCAAAAGTGTCAGCGGAATTGCGGCGATCGGTTCAGCCATTGACCTTCAGGTAGGAGGATGCAACCGTTTTCAAGCAGCAAAGGAATTCATTCATTCAGTCCTCTCAGATACGGTTATCGTTGGAGATTCTCACCTGCCCCTGGCAGGACCCCACTTTTTTTGTGGCTTCACTTTTTTTGATAATTGTTTTGAGCCTGATTTTTTGTTTCCGGCAGCAACAGTTTTTCTACCAAAATGGCAGGTTTCCTACCAGAAAAATTGCTGTACTGTTGTAGCAAATCTGGCAATTCATTCAGAAATCAATCTGGAATCAACGACTGATGATTTGTGGCAAACGTTACAAACGATCCGGTCCACCCACTATCAGTTGCTCAATCCCAATCTCAATCATCGAGAACTATTGCGGAAGCAAGATGTGGCAGATACTCACCACTTTGAGCAGGCCGTTTTGGCAGCCCTCAACTCGATTCAAAATCATGTGTTAAACAAGGTGGTGCTTGCCCACGCAATTGACATCGTTTCGCCCTTGCCGTTTCACCTGGTTCATTCCATTCACAACCTGCGCCATCTTCATCCCGACTGCTACCTGTTTGCTATTAGCAACGGAAAAGGGCAGCATTTTATGGGTGCCAGCCCGGAGCGGTTGATTAGTCTGCGCAATCGCCAGTTGCTGACGGATGCTCTGGCAGGCTCTGCTCCACGGGGCAAAACAACCTGTGAAGACGCATTTCTGGCAAATAACCTGCTCAATAGTAATAAGGAAATGCATGAACATCAGGTTGTGCTTGAATTCATTACCCGTCAGCTCTGCCATCTGGGGCTGACTCCCCAGCCCTCCCCCCTGCGTTTGCTGCAGTTATCCAATATTCAGCACTTACAGACCCCAATTCAGGCACGGGTGCCCGCGGGAATTCACCTGCTGGATGCGATCGCTGAACTTCACCCCACGCCAGCGGTGGCCGGGGTACCGCGAGATATCGCCTGTGAGCATATTCGCCAGTACGAGGCATTTGAGCGATCGCTCTATGCCGCCCCCATTGGCTGGGTTGACCACCAGGGGAATGGTGAGTTTGCTGTGGGTATCCGCTCTGCTTTAATTGATGGTTGCCATGCCCGCCTCTATGCTGGCGCTGGCATTGTTGCCGGGTCAGCCCCAGAACGAGAACTGGCAGAAGTTCAACTTAAGCTGCAAGCGCTATTAGCCGCGCTGGTTTAGCCACAGAGTCATGCCGATTGATTTTAGAAACACAAATCTAGTCTGGACTTCGATTCTGGTAGAAACCCTGCACCGACTGGGGTTGACTACGGCTGTTATCTGTCCGGGGTCACGCTCTGCCCCCCTGGCGATCGCCTTTGCCAATCATCCCCAGATCGAAGCCATTCCAGTCTTAGATGAGCGTTCTGCCGCTTTTTTTGCCCTCGGTATTGCTCGCCAGCAGGGGTTACCTGTGGTTCTGGTCTGCACATCCGGCACCGCCGCGGCAAACTTTTATCCGGCTGTCATCGAAGCCAGGGAGAGCCGTGTACCTCTGCTGGTATTGACCGCAGATCGCCCCCCTGAACTGAGGGACTGTAATGCCGGACAGGCGATCGACCAGCATAAGCTGTATGGCAGTTACCCCAACTGGCAAACAGAACTGGCATTGCCAACGCTGGAACTGTCGATGCTTGGCTACCTCAGACAAACCACCATTCACGCCTGGGAACGGTCACTGTATCCATCAGCAGGTCCCGTTCATCTGAACTGTCCCTTTCGCGATCCCCTTGCCCCCCTGCCGCAACCAGAAGCCCAATCACTGGCAGCAATTTTTGACTTTGAACAGTTTTTTGCCTCAGTGGCATGTTTACCTGACTTTTTTCCGTCTCTCCCCGCTGCTCCTTCCCCCCTTCCCCCCCTGGCTGCCAACGGCATCATTGTTGCCGGTCCTGCCCAGCCCAAATCTCCAGAGCGTTACTGTCGGGCGATCGCCCATCTATCTCGAACCCTGGGCTACCCTGTTCTGGCAGAAGGACTCTCGCCCCTGCGCAATTACGCCAGCCTGAACCCTAACCTCATCTCCACCTACGACCTGATTCTGCGCAACCCTTCTCTTGCAGAAAAACTCCGTCCCGAGCTGGTGATACGCCTTGGCGAAATGCCCACCAGTAAGCAACTCCGCACCTGGCTAGAAGCCACCCACCCACGCCAGT is from Leptothermofonsia sichuanensis E412 and encodes:
- the menA gene encoding 2-carboxy-1,4-naphthoquinone phytyltransferase; amino-acid sequence: MTTKTLEQSNSQPDRNLWFAAIKPPMYSVAIMPIVVGSAVAFSETWTFDVRTFFTFLAAAILILAWENLSNDVFDAETGVDVNKANSLVNLTGNKTFIFWLGNLCLALGLVGIGAIAFWQQDLTVIWLILCCCAIGYVYQGPPFRLSYQGVGEILCFFAFGPLAFAAAYYSQTQSWSVTNFAASVVVGIATSLILFCSHFNQVHEDAAVGKKSPIVRLGSQRAAQLLPWITGSIYGFTLLFITLGIFPIWSLLVFASLLYAFKLCRVIGSYYHQPEKLTHCRFIAVALHFWSGLLLGAGFVLGG
- a CDS encoding isochorismate synthase, giving the protein MPVTPYCKNLFQSRRDLHQFLLACQQESLEKDHPRIISISLEIEPVDPLIVFDQIAQTNQLNFYIEKRDLPQNTYSDAPNLDSKSVSGIAAIGSAIDLQVGGCNRFQAAKEFIHSVLSDTVIVGDSHLPLAGPHFFCGFTFFDNCFEPDFLFPAATVFLPKWQVSYQKNCCTVVANLAIHSEINLESTTDDLWQTLQTIRSTHYQLLNPNLNHRELLRKQDVADTHHFEQAVLAALNSIQNHVLNKVVLAHAIDIVSPLPFHLVHSIHNLRHLHPDCYLFAISNGKGQHFMGASPERLISLRNRQLLTDALAGSAPRGKTTCEDAFLANNLLNSNKEMHEHQVVLEFITRQLCHLGLTPQPSPLRLLQLSNIQHLQTPIQARVPAGIHLLDAIAELHPTPAVAGVPRDIACEHIRQYEAFERSLYAAPIGWVDHQGNGEFAVGIRSALIDGCHARLYAGAGIVAGSAPERELAEVQLKLQALLAALV
- the menD gene encoding 2-succinyl-5-enolpyruvyl-6-hydroxy-3-cyclohexene-1-carboxylic-acid synthase — protein: MPIDFRNTNLVWTSILVETLHRLGLTTAVICPGSRSAPLAIAFANHPQIEAIPVLDERSAAFFALGIARQQGLPVVLVCTSGTAAANFYPAVIEARESRVPLLVLTADRPPELRDCNAGQAIDQHKLYGSYPNWQTELALPTLELSMLGYLRQTTIHAWERSLYPSAGPVHLNCPFRDPLAPLPQPEAQSLAAIFDFEQFFASVACLPDFFPSLPAAPSPLPPLAANGIIVAGPAQPKSPERYCRAIAHLSRTLGYPVLAEGLSPLRNYASLNPNLISTYDLILRNPSLAEKLRPELVIRLGEMPTSKQLRTWLEATHPRQWVIDPDGRNLDPLHGQTIHLHLSVEALARLIPKPPQPSDSYLNLWRTAEAQSRRMLDQTMMESEVLFECKVAWLLSKVLPSGTPLFISSSMPVRDVEFFWAPGNSKIRPIFNRGVNGIDGSLSTALGVAHRQQSSVMLTGDLALLHDTNGFLLKPQFSGHLTIVLIDNNGGGIFEMLPIAQFDPPFEAFFATPQSVNFAQLCMTYGVEHELITGWQQLERRLTRLPQSGIRILEIRTGRKADALWRQNNLEAFAANIHF